A region from the Methanofollis liminatans DSM 4140 genome encodes:
- a CDS encoding ArgE/DapE family deacylase has protein sequence MDVADLCRDLVRIRSENPPGDTRDAAEYIGAVLAGIGIRSAVVSRDGRRCNLITRHENPSLLLCGHIDVVPAIPEGWRHPPFEGVEEDGFIWGRGSSDMKGGCAALLAALGKVVDAGVEPRAEVVFVCDEETGTGHGIEYLLAKDVLRPCDTLIAEPTPPLSPCIGQKGLARISFTFHGKPGHSSLYPAVGRSAIMEAHNLISFLQEIHEREYRVSHEMEGMIGRSSLVLEELFGIQGLNHILRRVMFNPGVIRGGEKANIVAEHCELDLDLRIPWGCSAGEIVSEIASRVPSAGMKVTAVSDPSCTSPSSAIVQRLCGAIRRVYPGDPVPIFQWAASDARHLRKAGFPAVEYGPGEVTTIHGIDERVSIRSLQCAEEIYQDVILSYC, from the coding sequence ATGGATGTTGCCGACCTCTGCAGGGATCTGGTGCGGATCAGGAGCGAGAACCCGCCAGGAGACACGCGAGACGCCGCCGAGTATATCGGGGCCGTCCTTGCAGGGATCGGGATCCGGAGCGCCGTCGTCTCCAGGGACGGGCGCCGGTGCAACCTGATTACCAGGCACGAGAATCCATCCCTCCTCCTCTGCGGCCATATCGATGTGGTCCCGGCAATCCCTGAGGGGTGGCGCCATCCCCCCTTCGAAGGGGTCGAGGAGGACGGTTTCATCTGGGGGCGGGGGAGCAGCGATATGAAGGGGGGCTGCGCCGCCCTCCTTGCCGCCTTGGGAAAGGTCGTCGACGCCGGGGTCGAACCACGGGCAGAGGTCGTATTTGTCTGCGACGAGGAGACCGGGACCGGGCACGGGATCGAGTACCTGCTCGCAAAAGATGTGCTGCGCCCCTGCGACACCCTCATCGCCGAGCCGACACCGCCGCTCTCCCCATGCATCGGCCAGAAAGGGCTTGCACGGATATCCTTCACGTTTCATGGCAAGCCCGGCCACAGTTCCCTCTACCCCGCGGTCGGGAGGAGCGCGATCATGGAGGCGCACAATCTCATCTCTTTCCTCCAGGAGATCCACGAACGGGAGTACCGGGTCAGCCACGAGATGGAGGGGATGATAGGGAGGTCTTCCCTGGTGCTCGAGGAGCTCTTCGGCATACAGGGGCTCAACCACATCCTCAGGAGGGTGATGTTCAATCCGGGGGTGATACGGGGCGGTGAAAAGGCGAATATCGTCGCCGAACACTGCGAACTCGACCTCGACCTCAGGATCCCGTGGGGGTGCAGCGCCGGGGAGATCGTCTCCGAGATCGCATCGCGCGTCCCCTCGGCCGGGATGAAGGTGACGGCAGTTTCAGATCCGTCCTGCACCTCGCCGTCGTCGGCGATCGTACAGCGGCTCTGCGGTGCGATCAGGCGAGTGTACCCGGGCGACCCCGTGCCGATCTTCCAGTGGGCGGCGAGCGATGCCCGCCACCTCAGAAAGGCCGGTTTTCCGGCGGTGGAATACGGGCCAGGAGAGGTGACGACGATCCACGGCATCGATGAGCGAGTCTCGATTCGCTCCCTGCAGTGCGCAGAAGAGATTTATCAGGATGTGATACTCTCCTATTGCTGA
- the moaA gene encoding GTP 3',8-cyclase MoaA — MVLRDDCGRPVTNLRISLTPRCNLNCIYCHAEGEVAPEGEMSLDEIREILRVAAKLGIKSVKFTGGEPLMRRDILDIVRAVPPGIESSLTTNGTLLGGLAQGLKEAGLSRVNISLDTLRPERYREIAGRDLLPKVLDGIQAAVDAGLTPVKLNMVLLKGKNEDEIDDFLALVRGNKNLILQVIELMEFNECQMHGDVDRLEKEIAEHSQEILTRRMHHRKKYCMDGAEVEVVRPLHNTEFCAYCNRLRVTSDGYLKPCLLRTDNHVDIRGKKGAELEALFEQAVRAREPFFK; from the coding sequence ATGGTGCTCCGTGACGACTGTGGGCGGCCGGTGACAAACCTGCGGATCAGCCTCACCCCGCGCTGCAACCTCAACTGCATCTACTGCCATGCCGAAGGCGAGGTGGCCCCCGAGGGTGAGATGAGCCTCGATGAGATCAGGGAGATCCTCAGGGTCGCTGCAAAACTCGGGATCAAAAGCGTGAAGTTCACCGGCGGGGAGCCCCTGATGCGCCGCGATATCCTGGATATCGTCAGGGCTGTCCCTCCGGGGATCGAGTCCTCCCTCACCACCAACGGCACCCTTCTTGGCGGCCTCGCACAGGGCCTCAAGGAGGCAGGGCTTTCCCGGGTGAATATCAGCCTCGACACCTTGAGGCCCGAACGCTACCGGGAAATCGCGGGGAGGGATCTCCTCCCGAAGGTGCTCGACGGGATCCAGGCCGCCGTCGACGCCGGACTGACGCCGGTGAAGTTAAATATGGTGCTCCTGAAGGGGAAGAACGAAGACGAGATCGACGACTTCCTCGCCCTTGTCCGGGGGAACAAGAACCTGATCCTCCAGGTGATCGAGCTGATGGAGTTCAACGAGTGCCAGATGCACGGCGATGTCGACAGGCTTGAGAAAGAGATCGCAGAGCATTCGCAGGAGATCCTGACCAGGCGGATGCACCACCGCAAGAAATATTGCATGGACGGCGCCGAGGTCGAGGTCGTGCGCCCCCTGCACAACACCGAGTTCTGCGCCTATTGCAACCGTCTCAGGGTGACGTCTGACGGGTACCTGAAACCCTGCCTCCTCCGTACCGACAACCATGTCGATATCAGGGGCAAGAAGGGCGCCGAACTGGAGGCGCTCTTCGAGCAGGCGGTCAGGGCCAGAGAGCCCTTTTTTAAATAA
- a CDS encoding RlmE family RNA methyltransferase has translation MTSQWTRDKYSNKAKREGFRARAAYKLLEIQNRHPVIREDDTVVDLGAAPGSWLQVLRTLTKGTIIGVDLNPIASLEGVITVVGDFTTPEVQEQVKELAGGAISIVTCDASPKLSGATSYDQARAIGLGEEALNFAVSVLKDGGNFICKTFQGEDFPELFADVKKHFLSVKTFRPVSSRRGSRETYIIAKNFRREKDGAP, from the coding sequence ATGACATCACAGTGGACACGGGACAAATACTCCAATAAGGCGAAGAGAGAGGGCTTCAGAGCCCGGGCCGCCTACAAACTGCTTGAGATCCAGAACCGGCACCCGGTGATCAGGGAGGACGACACCGTCGTCGACCTTGGTGCGGCACCAGGGAGCTGGCTGCAGGTGCTCAGGACATTGACGAAGGGGACGATCATCGGTGTCGACCTCAACCCGATTGCATCGCTGGAAGGAGTCATCACCGTCGTCGGAGATTTTACAACCCCTGAAGTACAGGAACAGGTGAAGGAGCTCGCGGGAGGGGCGATCTCGATCGTGACCTGCGATGCATCCCCGAAACTCTCGGGGGCAACGAGTTATGACCAGGCGCGGGCGATCGGCCTCGGGGAGGAAGCCCTCAATTTCGCGGTTTCGGTCCTGAAAGATGGAGGGAACTTCATATGCAAGACGTTCCAGGGAGAAGATTTTCCCGAGCTTTTTGCAGACGTGAAAAAACATTTCCTCTCGGTCAAGACGTTTAGGCCTGTTTCCTCCCGCCGGGGAAGCCGGGAAACCTACATTATCGCAAAAAACTTCAGGAGGGAGAAAGATGGTGCTCCGTGA
- a CDS encoding DNA polymerase sliding clamp, translated as MLKATIDTETFRESIDAVAALVTECRLHIDGNGVRTRAVDTANVAMVSLQLDRDAFETYEATPEDIGLDIAKMKNIIGMMGKDDLLSLSLAEGSHKLELAFGSYQYSVTLLDVNTIRKDPNPPTIELPGRVELAGSALSSAIKAADVISDKIALGIDAKADLFFMAAEGDTDHIKLELNRDQLLALDAAEARSLFSLDYLKDMGKVMGRAERITIALGVDHPVKFIFDLAEGKGHVEYLLAPRIEAD; from the coding sequence ATGTTAAAAGCAACGATTGATACAGAGACGTTCAGGGAGTCTATAGACGCTGTGGCGGCGTTGGTGACTGAATGCAGGCTCCACATCGACGGAAATGGGGTGCGGACCCGCGCCGTGGACACGGCGAATGTTGCCATGGTGTCCCTCCAGCTGGACCGGGATGCGTTTGAGACCTACGAGGCAACCCCTGAGGATATCGGTCTCGATATCGCAAAGATGAAGAATATTATCGGGATGATGGGCAAAGACGATCTCCTCTCCCTCAGCCTTGCCGAGGGCAGTCACAAACTGGAGCTCGCCTTCGGGAGCTACCAGTACTCGGTGACTCTTCTTGATGTCAACACCATCCGAAAAGATCCGAACCCGCCCACCATCGAACTCCCCGGCAGGGTGGAGCTTGCGGGCAGCGCCCTTTCCTCTGCCATCAAGGCCGCCGACGTGATCTCCGACAAGATCGCTCTTGGCATCGACGCAAAGGCCGACCTGTTCTTTATGGCCGCCGAAGGGGATACCGATCATATCAAGCTGGAGCTCAACCGGGACCAGCTCCTCGCCCTCGATGCCGCCGAAGCGCGCTCCCTCTTCTCGCTGGACTATCTCAAGGATATGGGGAAGGTGATGGGGCGCGCCGAGCGGATCACCATCGCCCTCGGGGTCGACCACCCGGTGAAGTTCATCTTCGACCTCGCTGAAGGAAAGGGCCACGTCGAGTACCTGTTAGCCCCGCGCATTGAAGCGGATTAA
- a CDS encoding DNA primase large subunit PriL, which yields MVDVQDLAKYPFLEEAQDYVRRESGTLDILLKSERGRSLSDAAVTRVLDALSRKNPQECRTYGRDAQEDLFSYVIARMLVSCLNDRLLIERLSQFEAQKAYLSFIEEEKAEKEEIARALGIDIGLNSLPVLTYVPLVSGLHEERWKLVNRSVKGGRVLLLRIEAEELIRERMREIIRERLPLSVPEEVCRQFLPYTEAIAAAVQQQALEEFGAVDESSFPPCISALIMAVTAGTNLPHVGRFALTAFLNNIGLSTTQIVEVFQRAPDFDLSMTMYQVEHISGRSGTEYTAPACATMRTHGLCVRRDAICEKVNHPLTYYKRKKKMRE from the coding sequence ATGGTCGATGTCCAGGACCTTGCAAAATACCCTTTTCTTGAAGAGGCCCAGGACTATGTGAGACGTGAGTCCGGAACGCTGGACATCCTCCTGAAATCCGAGCGGGGCCGTTCTCTCTCCGATGCCGCCGTAACCCGGGTTCTCGACGCCCTCTCTCGAAAAAACCCTCAGGAGTGCCGGACCTACGGCCGCGATGCCCAGGAAGATCTCTTTTCGTACGTCATCGCCCGGATGCTGGTCTCCTGCCTCAACGATCGCCTGCTTATCGAGCGCTTATCACAGTTTGAGGCGCAGAAGGCTTATCTATCATTTATCGAGGAGGAAAAAGCCGAGAAAGAGGAGATCGCGCGGGCGCTGGGCATTGATATCGGATTGAACTCCCTGCCGGTCCTGACCTATGTCCCTCTGGTCAGCGGGCTGCACGAGGAGCGGTGGAAACTGGTGAACCGGAGCGTGAAGGGCGGTCGTGTCCTTCTGCTCAGGATCGAAGCGGAAGAACTGATACGAGAACGGATGCGGGAGATCATCAGGGAGCGCCTCCCCCTCTCTGTCCCTGAAGAGGTCTGCCGGCAGTTTTTGCCCTATACCGAAGCGATCGCTGCCGCCGTCCAGCAGCAGGCGCTCGAGGAGTTCGGGGCGGTGGACGAATCGTCGTTCCCTCCCTGCATCTCCGCCCTGATCATGGCGGTCACGGCCGGGACCAACCTCCCTCATGTCGGGCGGTTTGCGCTCACCGCATTCCTCAACAACATCGGCCTCTCCACCACCCAGATCGTGGAGGTCTTCCAGCGGGCCCCTGACTTCGACCTCTCGATGACGATGTACCAGGTCGAACATATCTCGGGACGGTCGGGAACGGAGTACACCGCTCCGGCCTGCGCCACGATGCGGACGCATGGCCTGTGTGTCCGCCGGGACGCCATCTGCGAGAAGGTCAACCACCCGCTCACCTATTACAAAAGAAAAAAGAAGATGCGTGAGTGA
- a CDS encoding HD domain-containing protein, with product MDWEDACEVLRRYVGSDSLRKHCIATAAIMRGLAVHFGEDADLWEAIGILHDVDYETVGGDMTRHGVEGAALLRQEGFSEEICRAVERHNHLLYGPYTQTVDRSLQSADSISGFLIACALVKGGAITAVTPGTVKKKLKDRTFAAGCERDRIASVNGLIDPTLFYEIAIASLAGRRDELGLR from the coding sequence ATGGACTGGGAGGACGCATGCGAGGTTCTCAGACGATATGTCGGATCCGACTCCCTGAGAAAACACTGCATCGCAACGGCGGCGATCATGCGGGGTCTTGCCGTGCATTTCGGGGAGGACGCCGATCTCTGGGAGGCGATCGGGATCCTCCATGACGTCGATTACGAGACGGTGGGCGGGGACATGACCAGACATGGCGTCGAGGGGGCGGCGCTCCTCAGGCAGGAAGGATTCTCTGAGGAGATCTGCCGCGCGGTGGAGCGGCACAACCATCTGCTCTATGGGCCGTACACGCAAACGGTCGATCGCTCTCTCCAGTCGGCCGACAGCATCAGCGGTTTTCTGATTGCATGCGCCCTTGTCAAGGGGGGGGCGATCACCGCCGTCACGCCCGGAACCGTGAAGAAAAAGCTGAAGGACCGTACCTTTGCCGCCGGGTGCGAGCGGGACCGGATCGCATCGGTGAACGGGCTTATCGATCCGACGCTCTTTTATGAAATTGCGATTGCGTCGCTTGCCGGCAGAAGGGATGAGCTTGGGCTGCGTTAG
- a CDS encoding thiamine-phosphate synthase family protein codes for MSDDEREQVLRDLRAAVDLLVGDMDPRLIPEVGTNIAYALEKAKEPSDVAAVEGRIVSLGGRAHPVGGVAFGASDHVARIVLTAMRFDRRVRSAANIRFADPLLEALEEMMLDIRYFDRAQEPPGIRTMDWGVASCCKTGVPDVIYDRGDLGKEPMIRILGENPREVAHNILKLSGRIKNTNSWDRCTWE; via the coding sequence ATGAGCGATGATGAGCGGGAGCAGGTGCTCAGGGATCTCCGGGCCGCCGTCGATCTCCTGGTCGGTGATATGGACCCGCGCCTCATTCCTGAGGTCGGCACCAACATCGCCTATGCTCTTGAAAAGGCGAAAGAGCCATCTGACGTTGCGGCCGTCGAGGGGCGGATCGTCTCTCTGGGTGGGCGGGCGCACCCGGTCGGTGGGGTGGCCTTCGGGGCGAGCGACCATGTGGCGCGGATCGTGCTGACGGCGATGCGTTTTGACCGGAGGGTCAGGTCGGCCGCGAACATCAGGTTTGCCGATCCGCTCCTGGAAGCGCTGGAAGAGATGATGCTCGACATCAGGTACTTCGACCGGGCGCAGGAACCGCCTGGCATCAGGACGATGGACTGGGGGGTCGCATCCTGCTGCAAGACCGGCGTACCCGACGTGATCTATGACCGCGGCGATCTCGGCAAGGAACCGATGATCCGGATCCTCGGTGAAAATCCCCGCGAGGTCGCACACAATATTCTTAAACTGTCAGGACGCATTAAAAATACAAATTCGTGGGACAGGTGCACATGGGAATAA
- a CDS encoding 30S ribosomal protein S17e, with the protein MGIKPTYIKSLGQELMTKNPKHFTGDFDENKQVVSEVAVIESKRVRNRVAGYITRKQNTKKPLV; encoded by the coding sequence ATGGGAATAAAACCGACGTATATTAAAAGCCTTGGTCAGGAACTGATGACGAAAAACCCGAAACACTTCACCGGAGACTTTGACGAGAACAAGCAGGTCGTCTCTGAGGTTGCCGTCATCGAATCCAAGCGCGTACGGAACAGAGTTGCCGGCTACATCACCAGAAAGCAAAATACTAAAAAGCCTTTGGTGTAA
- the dapA gene encoding 4-hydroxy-tetrahydrodipicolinate synthase, which translates to MFEGVYPAIITPFMRGPDCGLDLVGLRSNIEYLISRGVDGIVPCGSTGESATLTFEEHEQVIGVAVDAARDRVPVLAGTGSNNTAEAIRFTRAASDLGADGALVISPYYNKPNRSGLIKHFTMLADLDLPIVLYNVPGRTGQNLQPDLVIELADHPGIVGIKEASGNLEQVSRIIEGTRDKDFVVLSGDDALTLPMLALGAGGVISVAANIEPARMVALYGAFMEGDLAEAQRIHYELAPLFRALFIDTNPIPVKTAAALRGMAAGPVRLPLDALDAAKAATLAEVLRGYD; encoded by the coding sequence ATGTTTGAGGGTGTTTACCCAGCGATAATAACTCCTTTTATGCGGGGTCCGGACTGCGGTCTCGACCTCGTAGGTCTTCGCTCCAATATCGAGTACCTCATCTCCCGGGGAGTTGACGGTATCGTACCCTGTGGTTCTACCGGGGAATCTGCGACGCTGACCTTTGAGGAGCACGAGCAGGTGATCGGCGTGGCGGTCGATGCGGCCCGCGATCGTGTGCCGGTGCTTGCCGGGACTGGTTCGAACAACACTGCTGAAGCGATCAGGTTCACCCGTGCAGCCTCGGATCTCGGTGCCGACGGTGCGCTGGTGATCAGCCCGTACTACAACAAGCCGAACCGTTCCGGACTTATAAAGCATTTCACCATGCTTGCCGACCTCGACCTCCCGATCGTGCTCTACAATGTGCCGGGGAGGACCGGACAGAATCTTCAGCCGGACCTTGTCATCGAACTTGCCGACCACCCGGGGATTGTCGGGATCAAGGAGGCGAGCGGGAACCTCGAGCAGGTCTCGCGGATCATCGAAGGCACACGCGACAAGGATTTTGTGGTGCTCTCCGGCGACGACGCCCTCACCCTCCCGATGCTTGCCCTCGGTGCTGGGGGCGTGATCTCGGTCGCCGCCAACATCGAACCTGCGCGGATGGTGGCCCTGTATGGAGCGTTTATGGAGGGCGATCTGGCTGAGGCGCAGAGGATCCACTATGAACTCGCCCCTCTCTTCCGGGCCCTCTTCATCGACACGAACCCAATCCCGGTAAAGACGGCTGCGGCCCTGCGCGGTATGGCCGCAGGCCCGGTGCGCCTCCCCCTTGACGCCCTGGACGCCGCAAAGGCGGCAACGCTTGCGGAGGTGCTCAGGGGCTATGATTAA
- the dapB gene encoding 4-hydroxy-tetrahydrodipicolinate reductase: MIKVVVCGALGRMGTAIGRLVSESPDLELVGGVDVKAGSFYGVPVVEAARLDAFLEETKPDVLIDFTIANASVGNIKAAAAHGVALIVGTTGFSPEQREEIRLAVEGHVPAVISSNYSVGVNIFWTLIREAARRLPEGYDIEVTEAHHRYKKDAPSGTAKTILEILDEEVGPRTHLHGREGMMERGDEIGVHVIRGGDIVGDHTVLFAGNYEVLELSHRAYDRGVFASGAVRAAAWVIGRKPGIYGMADVLNLS, encoded by the coding sequence ATGATTAAGGTCGTGGTCTGCGGGGCGCTCGGGAGGATGGGCACGGCGATCGGTCGCCTTGTTTCGGAATCTCCTGACCTGGAGCTCGTCGGCGGGGTCGACGTCAAGGCCGGCAGTTTCTATGGCGTCCCTGTCGTTGAGGCGGCGCGACTCGACGCCTTCCTCGAAGAGACAAAACCCGACGTGCTGATCGATTTCACTATCGCAAACGCTTCGGTCGGGAACATCAAGGCGGCGGCCGCGCACGGGGTGGCGCTCATCGTCGGGACGACCGGGTTCTCTCCCGAGCAGCGCGAGGAGATCCGGTTGGCCGTGGAGGGGCACGTTCCCGCCGTGATATCGAGCAACTACAGTGTGGGCGTGAACATCTTCTGGACCCTGATCAGGGAGGCCGCCAGGCGCCTTCCAGAGGGCTATGATATCGAGGTGACCGAGGCCCACCACCGCTACAAGAAGGACGCCCCGAGCGGAACGGCAAAGACGATCCTTGAGATCCTCGACGAGGAGGTCGGTCCCCGCACTCATCTCCACGGGCGTGAAGGCATGATGGAGCGGGGCGACGAGATCGGCGTCCACGTGATCCGCGGCGGCGACATCGTCGGCGACCACACCGTGCTCTTTGCCGGAAACTACGAGGTGCTGGAACTCTCGCACCGCGCCTATGACCGGGGTGTCTTTGCGAGCGGGGCCGTGCGGGCGGCGGCATGGGTGATCGGCCGCAAACCCGGTATCTATGGGATGGCCGACGTTCTCAATCTCTCCTGA
- a CDS encoding DUF362 domain-containing protein, producing the protein MVAVVDPDLCVGCETCVDECPSEAITMEDGIAVIDKDNCVDCGTCVDVCPSAAIHME; encoded by the coding sequence ATGGTAGCAGTTGTTGACCCTGATCTCTGTGTCGGTTGTGAAACCTGTGTTGATGAGTGCCCGTCTGAAGCAATCACCATGGAGGACGGCATCGCCGTCATTGATAAGGATAATTGCGTTGACTGCGGGACCTGCGTCGATGTCTGTCCCTCGGCCGCCATCCATATGGAGTGA
- the asd gene encoding aspartate-semialdehyde dehydrogenase produces the protein MINVGILGATGAVGQRFVQLLADHPWFRLHTLTASERSAGKRYADVVNWRLDVPFPESVGDLTVSPTTAEAVKDCDIVFSALPADVAQGIEEDVAANGVGVCSNASSHRMDPDVPLVIAEVNPDHLGLIDVQHDRGRDGFIVTNPNCSTIMLTLALEPLRTFGFSSVQVATMQAISGAGFNGVAAMDIYDNVVPFIRSEEEKMATEPRKIMGSFDGSGVEMAPFSVSACCNRVPVIDGHTLSVWVDIDRPLDEVRKAFLEYAAPFSGLPTQPAKSVEYFDQPDRPQPRLDRNRGRGMTVSVGRLREGVRFTALGHNTIRGAAGASVLNAELIYMKKYL, from the coding sequence ATGATTAATGTAGGTATTCTTGGTGCCACCGGAGCCGTAGGGCAGAGATTTGTCCAGCTCCTTGCAGATCACCCCTGGTTTCGCCTCCATACCCTGACCGCCTCAGAACGTAGCGCCGGCAAGCGGTATGCCGATGTGGTGAACTGGCGGCTCGACGTCCCGTTTCCCGAATCGGTCGGCGACCTGACGGTCAGCCCCACCACCGCCGAGGCGGTGAAGGACTGTGATATCGTCTTCTCTGCGCTCCCGGCCGATGTGGCGCAGGGCATTGAAGAGGATGTGGCCGCGAACGGTGTCGGCGTCTGCTCGAACGCGAGTTCGCACCGCATGGACCCTGACGTGCCGCTCGTCATCGCGGAAGTGAACCCGGATCATCTCGGGCTCATCGACGTGCAGCATGACCGCGGGCGGGACGGCTTCATCGTGACCAATCCGAACTGCTCGACGATCATGCTCACCCTCGCCCTCGAGCCCCTGCGGACGTTTGGCTTCTCGTCGGTTCAGGTGGCGACGATGCAGGCGATCTCAGGCGCCGGTTTCAATGGCGTGGCCGCGATGGATATCTATGACAACGTCGTCCCCTTCATCAGAAGCGAGGAGGAGAAGATGGCGACGGAGCCGCGAAAGATCATGGGTTCTTTTGACGGCTCAGGCGTGGAAATGGCGCCCTTCTCGGTGAGCGCATGCTGCAACAGGGTGCCGGTGATCGACGGCCATACGCTTTCTGTGTGGGTGGATATCGACCGACCCCTCGATGAGGTTAGAAAGGCATTCCTTGAGTATGCGGCACCGTTCTCAGGGCTGCCCACGCAGCCTGCAAAGTCGGTCGAGTACTTTGACCAGCCCGACCGCCCGCAGCCAAGGCTCGACCGCAACCGGGGCAGGGGCATGACGGTTTCTGTCGGAAGGTTGCGTGAAGGGGTGCGCTTTACGGCGCTCGGCCACAACACCATCCGCGGCGCGGCCGGGGCCTCCGTCCTGAACGCTGAATTAATCTATATGAAGAAGTATCTCTGA
- the albA gene encoding DNA-binding protein Alba produces the protein MLKDNTVFVGNKPVMNYVLAVVTQFNNGADEVAIKARGKAISRAVDTAEIAINRFLEGVAKKEILTGTEMIDTDTGKTNVSSIEIVLSQQLR, from the coding sequence ATGTTGAAGGACAACACAGTATTCGTTGGAAACAAACCGGTCATGAACTATGTGCTTGCAGTCGTCACCCAGTTCAACAACGGCGCAGATGAAGTGGCCATAAAAGCCAGGGGCAAGGCAATCTCCCGGGCAGTCGACACGGCCGAAATAGCAATCAACCGTTTTCTTGAGGGAGTTGCAAAAAAAGAGATTCTTACTGGGACCGAGATGATCGACACAGACACCGGAAAGACCAATGTGTCCAGCATTGAGATCGTGCTCTCCCAGCAGCTCCGCTGA
- a CDS encoding DUF373 family protein translates to MVSGRTLILCIDRDDDLGYKAGVRSPIIGRAACLDAASTLALADPEDSDVNAIFQAVKTHDELVGRGEEVEVVILTGDHMHMLEGDRKIGDDLDRVLEKTRASSCILISDGVEDEYVLPIIQSRLPVSGIRRVIVAQMPNLEGTYYIIKKLLDDPKVARTVLIPVGLGMLIYAIAYLIGYPEGATIVVVGAIGFYLLFKGLGFDEFFGYTITSLQVALRRGRVTFVSYITAILFVIVGIIIGLYSLLVYYSDEGLLFYVLTFAYGAIGWFTAAGLIGSIGRIIDVYLNETHDLGRVIVLPFFISAIGIIIYGISIYMLSLSDIENFPFKDVIGIQYAVFAMIGGLVLAFAGVYIQSVVNRWIEKKEKEEEVIRNAVTP, encoded by the coding sequence ATGGTTAGCGGCAGGACTCTTATCCTCTGTATCGATCGGGACGACGACCTCGGCTACAAGGCAGGCGTCAGGAGCCCGATAATCGGGCGAGCGGCATGTCTCGATGCAGCAAGCACGCTCGCTCTGGCCGACCCAGAGGATTCAGACGTCAATGCCATCTTCCAGGCCGTAAAGACCCACGACGAACTTGTGGGACGGGGAGAAGAGGTCGAAGTCGTCATCCTGACCGGAGACCACATGCATATGCTCGAAGGCGACCGCAAGATCGGCGACGACCTCGACAGAGTCCTGGAAAAGACCCGCGCTTCATCCTGCATCCTCATATCAGACGGCGTCGAAGACGAGTATGTCCTGCCGATCATACAGTCGCGCCTTCCGGTGAGCGGGATTCGGCGGGTGATCGTCGCCCAGATGCCAAACCTCGAAGGCACCTATTATATCATAAAAAAACTCCTCGACGACCCGAAGGTCGCGCGGACGGTCCTGATCCCGGTCGGGCTCGGCATGCTCATCTACGCGATCGCCTACCTCATCGGCTATCCAGAAGGAGCGACGATCGTCGTCGTCGGGGCGATTGGATTCTACCTCCTCTTCAAAGGTCTCGGTTTCGACGAGTTCTTCGGCTACACCATCACCTCCCTCCAGGTCGCCCTGCGCCGGGGCAGGGTCACCTTTGTCTCCTATATCACGGCGATCCTGTTTGTGATCGTCGGCATCATCATCGGGCTCTATAGCCTCCTCGTCTACTATTCTGACGAGGGCCTCCTCTTTTACGTTCTTACCTTCGCCTACGGGGCGATCGGATGGTTCACGGCGGCCGGGCTCATCGGCTCGATCGGGCGGATCATCGACGTCTACCTCAACGAGACCCACGACCTTGGCAGGGTGATCGTCCTCCCCTTCTTTATCAGCGCCATCGGGATCATCATCTATGGGATCAGCATCTACATGCTCTCCCTTTCAGATATCGAAAATTTCCCGTTCAAGGACGTGATCGGGATCCAGTACGCCGTCTTTGCGATGATCGGCGGACTTGTCCTGGCCTTCGCCGGCGTCTACATCCAGTCGGTCGTCAACCGCTGGATTGAAAAGAAAGAAAAAGAGGAAGAAGTTATCAGAAACGCGGTTACGCCCTGA